A genomic segment from Saprospiraceae bacterium encodes:
- a CDS encoding CBS domain-containing protein: MNLKNPVSDIMTRELVTLTPEDDLFMVKELFENHSIHHIPVVHFRNLVGLVSKSDFLLYANSILEGKSVEIHSDQKLKFTKVKQIMVTRLGKLEPDDRIEVAIDVFLTNYFHCLPVVQKDELLGLVTPYDILRYISNPA; encoded by the coding sequence ATGAATTTAAAGAACCCGGTTAGTGATATTATGACACGTGAGTTGGTTACCCTGACTCCAGAGGATGATTTGTTTATGGTAAAGGAATTATTTGAAAACCATTCCATCCACCATATCCCTGTAGTCCATTTTCGGAATTTAGTGGGCTTGGTAAGCAAATCTGATTTTTTATTATATGCCAATTCAATCCTGGAAGGGAAGTCGGTTGAAATTCATAGCGATCAAAAATTGAAATTCACAAAAGTGAAGCAAATCATGGTGACCAGATTAGGGAAATTGGAGCCAGATGATCGAATTGAGGTTGCCATTGATGTGTTTTTAACTAATTATTTTCATTGTTTGCCTGTAGTTCAGAAAGACGAACTGCTGGGCTTAGTGACACCATATGATATTTTAAGGTATATCAGCAATCCTGCTTAA
- a CDS encoding tryptophanase yields the protein MKTIIEPFRIKSVEPIRFNSAVERSQILARSFYNPFLIHSEDVIIDLLTDSGTSAMSSNQWAGIMQGDESYACSPSFYRFENTVRRITGMNYIIPTHQGRAAENILFNILGGKGKTVLSNTLFDTTRANIEFSGAQGIDLPCMEGKIPSKPAPFKGNIDLEALHQHIQNIGPENIPMVIITVTNNSNGGQPVSMENIRNASLICKQYQIPFFIDACRFAENCYFIKIREKEYSTNSIEEIARELFSYADGCTMSAKKDAFANIGGFLALQQSELALKCRNLLVITEGFPTYGGLAGRDLEAIAIGLEEVLDEHYLQYRIRSIEYLAQKLIDHNIPIMQPAGGHAVYLDAKAFLPHIPPDQYPGQALVCALYIEGGIRSVEIGSLMFGKYQSDSDTKVLIPANQELVRLAIPRRVYTQSHIDYVAEVIIEVWKNRDKLNGYTILEEAPLLRHFTAKLKPIHTN from the coding sequence ATGAAAACAATCATTGAACCATTCCGGATTAAATCCGTTGAACCCATCCGTTTTAATTCTGCAGTTGAACGCAGCCAGATCCTGGCGCGTTCATTTTACAACCCCTTTCTGATTCACTCAGAAGATGTGATCATTGACTTACTTACTGACAGCGGCACAAGCGCCATGAGCAGCAATCAGTGGGCCGGCATCATGCAGGGAGATGAATCTTATGCCTGCAGTCCGAGTTTTTATCGATTTGAAAATACCGTTCGCAGAATAACGGGCATGAACTATATAATTCCAACGCATCAGGGACGGGCCGCTGAAAACATTCTCTTTAATATACTTGGTGGAAAGGGAAAAACAGTATTAAGCAATACCCTCTTTGATACGACCCGGGCTAATATTGAATTTTCAGGAGCTCAGGGGATCGATCTTCCTTGTATGGAAGGTAAAATTCCATCAAAACCTGCACCATTTAAAGGCAATATTGACCTGGAAGCCTTGCATCAGCATATTCAGAATATTGGGCCTGAAAATATTCCAATGGTGATTATTACAGTTACAAATAATTCCAACGGAGGACAACCGGTCAGTATGGAAAATATTCGAAACGCCTCGTTGATTTGTAAACAATATCAAATTCCATTTTTTATCGATGCCTGCAGATTTGCAGAAAATTGTTATTTCATTAAAATCAGAGAAAAAGAATACAGTACGAACAGCATTGAAGAAATAGCCCGTGAATTATTTTCCTATGCAGATGGTTGCACGATGAGTGCTAAAAAAGATGCTTTCGCAAATATTGGAGGGTTTTTAGCTTTACAACAATCAGAACTTGCACTAAAATGTAGAAATTTATTGGTTATCACCGAAGGATTTCCAACCTATGGCGGATTAGCAGGAAGGGATCTTGAAGCGATTGCAATTGGTTTAGAAGAAGTATTGGATGAACACTACTTGCAATATCGCATACGGAGCATTGAATATTTGGCTCAAAAACTTATAGATCACAACATCCCCATCATGCAACCTGCTGGTGGTCATGCAGTTTATTTGGATGCTAAAGCATTCTTACCACACATTCCACCCGATCAATATCCCGGACAAGCGCTGGTGTGTGCTTTATATATTGAAGGTGGAATCCGAAGTGTAGAAATTGGTTCGCTGATGTTTGGAAAGTATCAATCGGATTCTGATACAAAGGTTTTAATTCCTGCAAACCAGGAATTGGTTCGGTTGGCAATTCCAAGAAGAGTTTATACACAAAGTCATATTGATTATGTAGCAGAAGTCATTATCGAAGTTTGGAAGAATCGGGACAAATTAAACGGTTATACGATTCTGGAAGAAGCCCCGTTACTGCGTCATTTTACAGCTAAATTAAAACCCATTCACACGAATTAA
- a CDS encoding PAS domain S-box protein translates to MDSNSQHFYKTGNFLSSVLETAIDAIIIINAKGTILLLNESAAKIFGYEKSELLLKNVNVLTPEPHNRLHDQYINNHIQTGINKIIGIGREVVGVKKDGTQFPVRLAVSKFIVEEEIYFTGVIHDLTAQKEVEQKLIYVNKNLENLVDSRTGQLRESINQLSSNNLALETEINERIEIEKKLKLREKELLNALEKERDLNLLKSRFVSIASHEFRTPLANILSSINLIEHYDSAETRAKKINHLAKIKNNIHYLNGILNEFLTLTRIEEGKFNIKLESIDLIHLVQEITEEFNLLKKPEQTIRMNYETSPEYQILTDQNCVRHIINNLIANAVKYSGDSSKIDINIRDTELHTEISVADDGIGIPESEQKFIFDIFYRGSNVLNIQGTGLGLNIVKKYLDVLQGSISFKSKEKEGTQFTIKLPKHGRQN, encoded by the coding sequence ATGGACTCCAATTCACAGCATTTTTATAAAACTGGAAACTTTTTAAGTTCTGTATTAGAAACGGCCATTGATGCGATCATTATAATTAACGCAAAAGGGACCATTCTGCTGTTGAATGAAAGCGCAGCCAAAATTTTTGGCTACGAAAAATCCGAGTTATTATTAAAGAATGTAAATGTTTTAACTCCGGAACCTCATAACAGGCTACACGATCAATATATTAATAATCATATCCAAACAGGCATCAATAAAATTATTGGCATTGGCAGGGAGGTTGTAGGGGTCAAAAAAGATGGAACCCAATTTCCGGTCCGACTCGCTGTGAGTAAATTTATAGTTGAAGAAGAAATTTATTTTACCGGAGTTATCCATGATTTAACTGCACAAAAAGAAGTCGAACAAAAACTGATTTATGTCAATAAGAATCTCGAAAATTTAGTTGATTCCCGAACAGGCCAACTGCGGGAAAGCATTAATCAACTAAGTTCGAATAACCTGGCACTTGAAACAGAAATCAATGAGCGCATTGAAATTGAAAAAAAATTAAAACTGCGGGAAAAAGAACTTTTAAATGCTTTGGAAAAAGAACGCGATTTGAATTTACTAAAGTCCCGGTTCGTGTCGATTGCATCTCATGAGTTCCGAACGCCCCTGGCAAATATCCTAAGTTCAATTAACCTCATTGAGCACTATGATTCTGCAGAAACCCGTGCTAAAAAAATCAATCATTTAGCTAAAATCAAAAATAATATACATTACCTGAATGGAATTCTTAATGAATTTTTAACCCTAACCCGTATAGAAGAAGGAAAATTTAATATTAAATTAGAATCCATTGACCTTATTCATTTAGTTCAGGAAATTACAGAAGAATTTAACTTATTAAAAAAGCCAGAGCAAACCATTCGGATGAATTATGAAACCAGTCCGGAATACCAGATTTTAACTGATCAAAATTGCGTACGGCATATAATAAATAATTTAATTGCCAATGCGGTTAAATATTCCGGAGACTCATCCAAAATTGATATTAATATCCGAGATACAGAGTTGCATACAGAAATTTCAGTGGCTGATGATGGAATTGGAATTCCTGAAAGTGAACAAAAATTTATTTTTGATATTTTTTATAGAGGTTCAAATGTATTAAACATTCAAGGTACCGGACTAGGATTGAATATTGTAAAAAAATACCTGGATGTACTACAGGGAAGTATCAGTTTTAAATCAAAAGAAAAGGAAGGAACCCAATTTACTATAAAATTACCTAAGCATGGCCGACAAAACTAA
- a CDS encoding histidine kinase, whose amino-acid sequence MAFSSFHTYRSIGSIAFLYLRLVTMKRYSNKEPMVFLWVILPYILFMNLLIFGFCIYNSFEGIYKSFVISVFYFLIVYAIFGTVAVLISRRISASGDLFKRIAVMLPVFYILNIVAIHGIYACYNYFHWMPCKPLDQNLWYTILYACVMSTVITFINEGMANWEKWKSSVAESEKLRNSYQRSKLLGLKGQINPHFLFNCFNTLSGLIHENEEDAIRFLDEMTKVHRYLLRSDEDYLVSLEEEIKFAQSYLYLTKARFGQAIQSNINIPHEIRTKLIPPLSLQVILENIIYTNALNKKQALQIHIYSENKNKLIISHTLHEKTIVSNLNLDEGLNNLVNKYRLLNEDEVEISDDRVTRKIILPLIQNQ is encoded by the coding sequence ATGGCTTTTAGCTCATTTCATACATACCGCTCTATTGGAAGCATCGCTTTTTTATACCTTCGCCTTGTGACTATGAAACGGTATAGCAATAAGGAGCCCATGGTGTTTTTATGGGTTATCCTTCCCTATATTCTGTTTATGAATCTGCTGATTTTTGGCTTTTGTATATACAACAGCTTTGAAGGTATTTACAAAAGTTTCGTAATCAGTGTTTTCTACTTTCTGATTGTCTATGCAATTTTTGGTACCGTTGCCGTATTGATTAGCAGACGAATTTCTGCATCAGGAGATTTGTTTAAACGGATTGCTGTCATGCTTCCTGTTTTTTATATTTTAAATATTGTTGCCATTCATGGAATTTATGCATGCTACAATTACTTCCATTGGATGCCCTGTAAGCCATTAGATCAAAATTTATGGTACACCATCTTATATGCCTGTGTCATGAGCACGGTCATTACATTTATTAATGAAGGGATGGCCAATTGGGAAAAATGGAAGTCCTCAGTTGCGGAAAGTGAAAAACTTCGAAATTCATACCAACGCAGCAAATTACTTGGACTCAAAGGACAAATTAATCCTCATTTCTTATTCAATTGCTTTAATACTTTATCGGGCTTAATTCACGAAAACGAAGAGGATGCCATTCGATTTTTAGATGAAATGACCAAAGTCCATCGCTATTTATTAAGAAGCGATGAAGATTATCTTGTTAGTTTGGAAGAAGAGATAAAATTTGCACAATCCTATCTTTATCTAACAAAAGCACGCTTTGGGCAGGCAATTCAAAGCAACATTAACATACCGCATGAGATTCGTACTAAATTAATTCCCCCATTAAGTTTGCAAGTTATCCTGGAGAATATAATTTATACAAATGCATTAAACAAAAAACAAGCCCTGCAAATTCATATATATTCTGAAAACAAAAATAAGTTGATCATATCTCATACCCTCCATGAAAAAACCATCGTAAGCAATTTAAATTTGGATGAAGGGCTTAACAACCTAGTCAACAAATACAGACTCCTGAATGAAGATGAGGTGGAAATTTCAGATGATCGGGTGACCCGAAAAATAATCCTTCCACTAATCCAAAACCAATAG
- a CDS encoding tyrosine phenol-lyase, giving the protein MYIKRSWAEPYKMKMVELLKMTTPKQRKKALMDAGYNTFLLRSEDVYIDLLTDSGTSAMSDQQWAGMMLGDEAYAGSRNFYHLEEVVKKTYGYNYLIPTHQGRGAENILSKILIKKGDIIPGNMYFTTTRLHQELAGGRFEDIIIDEAHDPENEFPFKGNVDLNKLERLIKKYGADKIPYVSIATSVNMAGGQPISMSNLKELRTLTKKHSIRIIHDMTRVAENAYFIQQREKGYKTKSIAEIVLEICKLTDGATMSAKKDALVNIGGFLAINDWQVFEEARNLVVVYEGLHTYGGLAGRDMEAMAIGIRESVQDNHIKARIGQVEYLGQQMQLFNIPIVKPIGGHGIFVDALKFLPHIPQVNYPAQTLAAEVYLDSGVRTMERGIVSAGRKASGENHMPKLELVRFTIPRRVYTQAHMDVIAESTARVYERRKKIKGMEMTYEPKYLRFFQARFKMLSS; this is encoded by the coding sequence ATGTATATTAAAAGAAGTTGGGCTGAACCCTATAAAATGAAGATGGTTGAATTGCTAAAAATGACCACGCCCAAACAAAGAAAAAAAGCATTGATGGATGCTGGATACAATACATTTCTATTGCGTTCAGAAGATGTTTACATTGATTTGCTAACTGACAGTGGCACTTCTGCAATGAGTGATCAACAATGGGCAGGCATGATGTTGGGAGATGAAGCGTATGCAGGAAGCAGGAATTTCTATCACCTGGAAGAAGTTGTAAAGAAAACATACGGTTACAACTACTTAATTCCCACACATCAAGGACGAGGTGCTGAAAATATTTTATCTAAAATTTTAATAAAAAAAGGCGACATCATTCCGGGAAATATGTATTTCACTACAACCCGATTGCATCAGGAACTGGCTGGTGGTAGATTTGAAGATATCATAATTGATGAAGCACATGATCCGGAAAATGAATTTCCGTTTAAGGGAAATGTTGATTTAAATAAATTGGAGCGACTGATCAAGAAATACGGGGCCGACAAAATTCCATATGTAAGTATTGCAACCAGCGTCAATATGGCTGGTGGGCAACCCATCAGTATGTCAAATTTAAAAGAACTCAGAACCCTTACCAAAAAGCATTCCATCCGCATCATCCATGACATGACACGGGTTGCTGAAAATGCTTACTTTATACAACAAAGAGAAAAAGGATATAAAACAAAATCAATTGCTGAAATTGTTCTCGAAATTTGCAAACTCACAGATGGTGCCACCATGAGTGCTAAAAAGGATGCATTGGTTAACATAGGCGGTTTTTTAGCAATCAACGATTGGCAGGTTTTTGAAGAAGCCCGCAATCTGGTAGTTGTTTATGAAGGATTGCATACCTATGGGGGTCTGGCAGGTCGCGATATGGAAGCAATGGCGATTGGAATCCGGGAAAGCGTCCAGGACAATCACATTAAAGCCCGAATTGGGCAAGTTGAATATTTGGGTCAACAGATGCAATTATTTAATATTCCAATCGTAAAACCGATCGGGGGACACGGCATCTTTGTAGATGCATTAAAATTTTTACCTCACATTCCACAAGTCAATTACCCTGCTCAAACTTTAGCAGCCGAAGTTTACTTGGATTCCGGGGTACGAACCATGGAACGCGGAATTGTTTCTGCTGGTAGAAAAGCTTCCGGTGAAAACCATATGCCCAAATTAGAATTGGTTCGTTTTACCATACCCCGAAGAGTTTATACACAAGCACATATGGATGTCATTGCGGAATCAACTGCCAGGGTCTATGAACGAAGAAAAAAAATCAAAGGGATGGAAATGACCTATGAACCAAAATATTTACGGTTCTTTCAGGCCCGCTTTAAAATGCTTTCGTCTTAA
- a CDS encoding O-antigen translocase: MSGLSAVINMITGLIITKLSAKIIGPVGTAYIGKFGNISGLILIIATASIATGIVKYVSEHKDNKQKLKEIIQTAFSIIGIGSLICCLFVLVSSSYLNQAAFKDQDFKIVFILYGCFLILISLQVLITGILNGLGEINKLTYVNIAASLLNLITTLILITKYNVIGALLSNSLFALFSTLTGMIALSKLKFLNREFFKFHLNLEFAKQLIKYGVFSAVTSFSWMWSMIIIREMVEWNLSITDAGLWQAMFSLSDRYLAVITGTMVVYFIPKLSGISETAELVREIRKAFKRIIPVMILIAGSIWLCRDLIISILLAETFRPMRVLFGFQMMGDVFRISALILSYIITSKAMFRSGLKADLSFHALLIVCTYFCLKQFGLIGCSYAYAIACLLYFCIYLIIFKDLIVLIKKSVLPKPWKQQMGMKG; the protein is encoded by the coding sequence ATGAGTGGCCTGTCTGCTGTGATCAATATGATTACCGGCCTGATAATAACAAAGTTGAGTGCAAAAATAATCGGTCCGGTTGGTACCGCTTACATTGGAAAATTTGGAAACATCTCCGGATTGATTCTCATCATTGCAACTGCTTCAATTGCAACCGGGATCGTAAAATATGTTTCTGAACACAAAGACAACAAACAGAAACTAAAAGAAATAATTCAAACTGCCTTTAGTATTATTGGAATTGGTTCGTTGATTTGTTGTCTTTTTGTATTAGTCAGTTCAAGCTATCTGAATCAAGCTGCATTTAAAGATCAGGATTTTAAAATTGTATTTATACTGTATGGTTGTTTCTTGATACTCATTTCACTTCAAGTATTAATCACAGGGATATTAAATGGTTTGGGTGAAATCAATAAACTAACTTATGTCAACATAGCTGCTTCTTTATTAAATTTAATCACTACGCTGATTCTTATAACAAAGTACAATGTAATTGGAGCCCTGCTTTCGAATTCACTGTTTGCACTATTCTCTACCTTAACCGGAATGATCGCATTAAGTAAATTGAAATTTCTAAATAGAGAATTTTTCAAATTTCATTTGAATTTGGAATTTGCAAAACAGTTGATTAAATATGGAGTCTTTTCAGCAGTTACATCTTTTAGCTGGATGTGGTCGATGATAATAATCCGTGAAATGGTTGAATGGAATCTGAGTATTACCGATGCCGGATTGTGGCAAGCGATGTTTAGCCTTTCAGATCGCTATTTAGCTGTTATTACCGGCACGATGGTCGTTTATTTTATTCCAAAACTTTCTGGCATTTCAGAAACAGCTGAATTGGTTCGAGAAATCCGAAAAGCATTTAAACGGATCATTCCGGTAATGATTCTTATAGCTGGGAGTATCTGGCTTTGCCGTGATCTGATTATATCAATCTTATTAGCGGAAACCTTCAGACCCATGCGTGTTTTATTTGGATTTCAAATGATGGGGGATGTGTTTCGGATTTCTGCGCTCATACTGAGTTATATCATCACATCAAAAGCCATGTTTAGAAGTGGCTTAAAAGCAGATCTATCCTTTCATGCATTATTAATAGTCTGCACTTATTTTTGTCTCAAACAATTTGGTTTGATAGGCTGTAGCTATGCTTACGCAATTGCTTGTTTACTTTATTTCTGCATTTATCTGATTATTTTTAAAGACCTCATCGTACTTATCAAAAAAAGTGTATTGCCAAAGCCTTGGAAACAACAGATGGGGATGAAGGGATGA
- a CDS encoding universal stress protein: protein MVPFNKILCPYDFSEYSKHALAWTLKLNESNNLSIYILHIMINPLLYETGSPVFGNQIYADDLLSKLREENQVLLDELMAQLQIDHPEMELHLICKESNDIGATIIESQQELEADLIVMGSHGRKGIKRFVLGSVAEDVVRHAKCPVLVVR, encoded by the coding sequence ATGGTACCTTTTAATAAAATTCTTTGTCCCTACGATTTTTCAGAATACTCTAAACATGCCCTGGCATGGACATTAAAGTTGAATGAATCAAATAATTTGTCCATTTATATTTTGCATATTATGATTAATCCCTTGTTGTATGAAACAGGGAGTCCGGTATTTGGAAATCAAATTTATGCTGATGACCTTTTAAGTAAATTGCGTGAAGAAAATCAAGTGCTATTGGATGAATTAATGGCTCAATTACAAATTGACCATCCTGAGATGGAATTGCATTTAATTTGTAAAGAAAGCAATGATATTGGCGCTACCATAATTGAATCACAGCAAGAATTAGAAGCGGATTTAATTGTAATGGGATCCCATGGGCGAAAAGGAATTAAGCGTTTTGTATTGGGCAGTGTAGCGGAGGACGTTGTCAGACATGCCAAATGCCCAGTGCTGGTTGTTAGATAA
- a CDS encoding Hsp20/alpha crystallin family protein produces the protein MNSLSRINRNFPFFSMIPTWYDDFTGSELFKGNELNFPPINVLESIKHFSIEIAAPGFSKSNFKLKVDDNSMLTVSVEKQDKQETMEKANWKHREFNYSAFSRSFSLPSIIDQSHITAAYVDGILKIHLPKLEQVEEKVAKEIKIA, from the coding sequence ATGAATTCTTTAAGTCGAATTAACAGGAATTTCCCTTTTTTTAGTATGATTCCTACCTGGTATGATGACTTTACAGGTTCAGAACTATTTAAAGGGAACGAATTAAACTTTCCACCAATTAATGTTTTGGAAAGTATTAAACATTTTTCAATTGAAATTGCTGCTCCCGGCTTTTCAAAATCTAATTTTAAATTGAAGGTTGATGATAATTCCATGTTGACCGTTTCTGTGGAAAAGCAAGACAAGCAGGAAACAATGGAGAAGGCCAATTGGAAACACAGAGAATTCAACTATTCAGCATTTAGTAGAAGTTTTTCATTGCCAAGTATAATTGACCAGTCTCACATTACAGCTGCTTATGTAGACGGGATTCTTAAAATTCATTTGCCTAAGCTTGAGCAGGTTGAAGAAAAAGTAGCCAAGGAAATTAAGATTGCCTGA
- a CDS encoding sulfite exporter TauE/SafE family protein yields MLAEILGTIGGFGSSIYFVPLAEYFLDFHTVLGITALFHVSSNLTKIGFFRKGIDRRILIYLGIPAVVFVILGAALSRYVKKETFELSISVLLVILGFLLLWFRNLKLSINPVNSITGGALSGFAAGLMGTGGAIRGLVLSAFQLEKEVYIASSAIIDLGVDLSRSVVYVMNGYVHRDILYLVPLLILVSLIGTYLGKLILNRIPSERFQKMTLVLILLIGIGGIVKVLIKT; encoded by the coding sequence ATTCTGGCTGAAATTCTTGGAACCATTGGTGGTTTTGGGTCTTCAATTTATTTTGTACCACTTGCAGAATATTTTTTAGATTTCCATACAGTCCTTGGAATTACAGCATTATTTCATGTTTCCAGCAATCTTACTAAAATAGGTTTTTTTCGTAAAGGAATTGATCGCAGGATTCTGATCTATTTAGGAATTCCAGCAGTTGTATTTGTGATTTTAGGAGCAGCTTTAAGTCGTTATGTCAAGAAAGAAACGTTTGAATTGAGCATTTCCGTTTTGTTAGTTATACTTGGCTTCCTGTTGCTTTGGTTTCGCAATTTAAAATTGAGTATAAATCCTGTAAACTCTATTACAGGGGGTGCGCTTTCTGGATTTGCTGCTGGTCTCATGGGTACCGGAGGAGCAATTAGAGGATTGGTTTTATCAGCATTTCAACTCGAAAAAGAAGTTTATATTGCAAGTTCAGCCATTATAGATCTTGGAGTTGATCTAAGCAGAAGCGTAGTGTATGTGATGAATGGATATGTGCATCGTGACATCCTTTATTTGGTGCCTCTGCTTATTCTGGTTAGTTTAATTGGAACCTATTTAGGTAAATTGATTTTGAATCGAATCCCATCAGAACGATTTCAAAAAATGACCTTAGTATTAATTTTATTGATTGGAATTGGAGGTATTGTAAAAGTTTTAATTAAAACTTAA
- a CDS encoding response regulator, which produces MADKTKILLIEDNTEMRENIAEILEISDYTVFTAEDGLKGIQAARQHQPDLILSDIMMPNLDGLGMLKIINQDEHLKDIPVIFLTAKAEKDDFRKGMNLGAEDYLVKPFEAADLLAVIEKKINKYKRISRLKFGKSLTGLLDLNLIQTVPQVKQLLDQTESKILGKKTKIWNLGDNVNHVYFLEGGIAKEVIESVGDKELILNFYLGPGVVGLNRIFHIRYSSVLELIEECAIKAIPKKLIEDIIIKENLLYAYQAFCTAYSQEYVQRLSINSYGNVREKVAYHLILLSGLFKDKAIALSRDDLAAYCGMAKETLIRMLTEFKEEKLIHLDSEGISLLQVQKLNALVL; this is translated from the coding sequence ATGGCCGACAAAACTAAAATCCTGTTAATTGAGGATAATACAGAAATGCGTGAAAACATTGCTGAAATACTTGAGATTTCAGATTACACCGTATTTACCGCAGAAGATGGCCTAAAGGGAATTCAGGCTGCAAGGCAACACCAACCGGATCTGATTTTAAGTGATATCATGATGCCCAATCTGGATGGTCTTGGCATGTTAAAAATTATCAATCAAGATGAGCATTTAAAGGATATCCCTGTAATTTTTCTAACAGCCAAAGCTGAAAAGGATGATTTCAGAAAGGGAATGAATCTTGGAGCAGAAGATTATTTAGTTAAACCCTTTGAAGCTGCAGATTTATTGGCAGTGATTGAAAAAAAGATTAACAAATACAAAAGAATTTCCAGGTTGAAATTCGGAAAATCGCTTACTGGATTATTGGATTTAAATTTGATTCAAACAGTTCCCCAGGTAAAACAACTCCTTGATCAAACAGAAAGCAAAATACTGGGTAAAAAAACAAAAATCTGGAATCTTGGAGACAATGTTAATCATGTTTATTTTCTTGAAGGCGGCATTGCTAAAGAAGTAATAGAATCTGTAGGGGACAAAGAATTAATCTTAAATTTTTATCTGGGCCCGGGTGTCGTTGGCCTGAATCGAATCTTTCATATACGGTATTCAAGTGTCCTGGAATTAATTGAGGAGTGTGCCATTAAAGCAATTCCAAAAAAACTTATTGAAGACATTATAATAAAAGAAAATTTACTGTATGCATATCAGGCTTTTTGTACCGCTTACTCCCAAGAATATGTACAAAGGCTTTCAATTAATTCTTACGGAAATGTAAGAGAAAAAGTAGCTTACCATCTGATCCTCCTGTCGGGGTTGTTTAAAGACAAAGCCATTGCATTAAGCCGGGATGACCTTGCAGCCTATTGTGGCATGGCTAAAGAAACCTTGATTCGTATGCTTACGGAATTTAAAGAAGAAAAATTAATACACCTGGATTCTGAAGGCATTAGTTTACTCCAGGTTCAAAAGTTAAATGCCTTGGTTTTATAA
- a CDS encoding DinB family protein, with amino-acid sequence MAFNLNHIIEVLQRTPDVLDSLLMGLSDSWLYTNEGAESWSPFDVMGHYVHAEKTNWIQRIEVILNGNGSGTFQSFDRFAQFENSKGKTISELCAEFRQERIANLKSLKEMNLGASDFIKTGIHPQFGQVTLSQLLSTWMAHDLDHIYQIVRVMAKQYKEDAGPWVEFLRILRS; translated from the coding sequence ATGGCGTTTAATCTGAATCATATTATAGAAGTACTCCAAAGAACCCCTGATGTTTTGGATTCATTGTTAATGGGTCTTTCTGATTCATGGCTTTATACCAATGAAGGAGCCGAAAGCTGGTCTCCATTTGATGTTATGGGACATTATGTACATGCAGAAAAGACAAACTGGATTCAGCGTATTGAAGTTATTCTAAACGGTAATGGTTCAGGTACATTTCAATCCTTCGATCGATTTGCACAATTCGAAAACTCAAAAGGTAAGACCATCAGCGAACTTTGTGCTGAATTCCGCCAGGAACGAATTGCGAATTTGAAATCATTGAAAGAAATGAACTTGGGAGCCTCCGATTTCATAAAAACCGGTATTCATCCTCAATTTGGTCAAGTGACCTTGAGTCAGTTGCTATCTACCTGGATGGCTCATGATTTGGATCATATATATCAAATAGTACGGGTTATGGCAAAGCAATACAAAGAAGATGCCGGTCCATGGGTGGAATTTCTCAGAATCCTCAGATCGTAA